In Candidatus Electrothrix scaldis, the genomic window TCCAGGGAAACCTGGCACTTCACCTCTGCCTGTCGGCATTGGCGAACAACATTTTCCATCATGAGATGAGGGCCACAGGTGTAGACCTGGGTCATCTCCGGCAGGATAAAATCAAGAAGATCCGGAATAAAGCCCTTATGCCCAATGCTACCGTCATCTGTTGCACGCTGAACCGTATAGCCCAAGGCGGCGAATTCCTCATCCAGGGGCGTCAGTTCATCTTGGGTACGGGCACCGAGCAGCACATAATCATTCCCGGTCTCGCGCCCGGTCATGTGCAATTGCTCAGCCAAAAAAAGTAAGGGGGCAATTCCCATCCCGCCTCCGATCAGACAGACAGGTCCTTCATCAGGAAGGACAAAACCATTCCCCAGAGGTCCAACCAGATCCAGCTCATCACCGAGACAACAGTGGGCCAGCATCTCGGTTCCCTTACCAATTATCTTGAAAAGTAAGGAGATATCACCATTCGCAAAGACACGATGGATAGAAAAAGGACGACGAAGCAGGGGATCAAGGCCATCAGAAACCCGCACCATAACAAACTGACCTGGCTGGGCATGAGCAGCAATCCTCGGGGCCTGTAAGGTGAGACGATATACATCGTCCGCCAAGCGATCCCTCCCGACAAGGCTGCATTTTTGCTGGAATTCAGACATGAAAAAGGCTACAAGTAAGCATTAACAAAGAAAGGCGATACAACAGAGGGCGCACTGCCCACTGGTCCGGCTATAATAACCGGCACAGCTTTTTGATTCAAGGAAACAATATCTTCAACTCCAAAAGCAGCTCTAACCATCATCATGGAATCACTCTTTCTTCTTTACAGCTTCATTTTCGGCGCCCTGATCGGCTCATTCCTCAATGTTGTGATCCTCAGACTCCCTGACGAGGAACAGTCTGTGGTCTTTCCTGCCTCTCATTGCC contains:
- a CDS encoding dihydroorotate dehydrogenase electron transfer subunit, producing MSEFQQKCSLVGRDRLADDVYRLTLQAPRIAAHAQPGQFVMVRVSDGLDPLLRRPFSIHRVFANGDISLLFKIIGKGTEMLAHCCLGDELDLVGPLGNGFVLPDEGPVCLIGGGMGIAPLLFLAEQLHMTGRETGNDYVLLGARTQDELTPLDEEFAALGYTVQRATDDGSIGHKGFIPDLLDFILPEMTQVYTCGPHLMMENVVRQCRQAEVKCQVSLETHMACGIGACLGCTVNGKRGLVHVCKQGPVFKAENLEWSLE